The Brassica napus cultivar Da-Ae chromosome C7, Da-Ae, whole genome shotgun sequence genome has a segment encoding these proteins:
- the LOC106368400 gene encoding uncharacterized protein LOC106368400 gives MWPNILHTRNMKGAPALAQSSLLCTRTSPPPPSLSSLGSEEKLTSKFRKEKKSNRKKKMEKKSNGESDVNGKWDACIDLTARRVVCSSLGGAFAGLLFFRSPVTRWASTAFGAGIGIGSAYADCSRFFDSSSSATSPKSIETSYFVSQAAEEYEKEEA, from the exons atGTGGCCCAATATATTGCACACTAGAAACATGAAAGGGGCCCCTGCTCTGGCCCAATCTTCTTTGCTTTGCACACGAAcaagccccccccccccctccctcTCCTCTTTGGGATCGGAAGAAAAATTGACAAGCAAATTtcggaaggagaagaaatcaaatcggaaaaaaaaaatggaaaagaagAGTAACGGCGAGTCCGATGTCAACGGTAAATGGGACGCGTGTATCGATCTCACTGCTCGTCGCGTGGTCTGCTCCTCCCTCGGCGGCGCGTTCGCCGGTCTTCTCTTCTTCA GGAGTCCTGTAACAAGATGGGCGTCGACTGCTTTTGGTGCTGGAATCGGTATTGGCTCTGCATACGCAGATTGTTCTCGTTTCTTTGATTCTTCATCGTCTGCAACTTCACCCAAGAGTATAGAGACTTCTTATTTTGTATCTCAG GCTGCGGAAGAGTACGAGAAAGAAGAAGCGTGA